From the Homo sapiens chromosome 1, GRCh38.p14 Primary Assembly genome, one window contains:
- the PTPN7 gene encoding tyrosine-protein phosphatase non-receptor type 7 isoform X5: protein MVGKAWPLTHSQGTGPWAPEGHRREAADPWWQRQQAQEGRMQLGCAWVAARRGGGRKLASWSLLSPQRQTDRQTDSWQEAAWGPQLLQQTSWLSEPPLGPAPHLSMVQAHGGRSRAQPLTLSLGAAMTQPPPEKTPAKKHVRLQERRGSNVALMLDVRSLGAVEPICSVNTPREVTLHFLRTAGHPLTRWALQRQPPSPKQLEEEFLKIPSNFVSPEDLDIPGHASKDRYKTILPNPQSRVCLGRAQSQEDGDYINANYIRGYDGKEKVYIATQGPMPNTVSDFWEMVWQEEVSLIVMLTQLREGKELPPS, encoded by the exons ATGGTCGGGAAGGCCTGGCCCCTCACCCATTCCCAGGGAACGGGGCCTTGGGCCCCAGAAGGGCACAGGCGGGAGGCAGCCGACCCCTGGTGGCAGCGGCAGCAGGCACAGGAGGGCAGAATGCAGCTGGGGTGTGCGTGGGTGGCAGCAAGGAGGGGCGGAGGGAGGAAGCTGGCTTCCTGGAGCCTTCTCAGCCCTCAAAGACAGAccgacagacagacagacagctgGCAAGAGGCAGCCTGGGGGCCACAGCTGCTTCA GCAGACCTCATGGCTGAGTGAGCCTCCCCTGGGCCCAGCACCCCACCTCAGCATGGTCCAAGCCCATGGGGGGCGCTCCAGAGCACAGCCGTTGACCTTGTCTTTGGGGGCAGCCATGACCCAGCCTCCGCCTGAAAAAACGCCAGCCAAGAAGCATGTGCGACTGCAGGAGAG GCGGGGCTCCAATGTGGCTCTGATGCTGGACGTTCGGTCCCTGGGGGCCGTAGAACCCATCTGCTCTGTGAACACACCCCGGGAGGTCACCCTACACTTTCTGCGCACTGCTGGACACCCCCTTACCCGCTGGGCCCTTCAGCGCCAGCCACCCAGCCCCAAGCAACTGGAAGAAGAATTCTTG AAGATCCCTTCAAACTTTGTCAGCCCCGAAGACCTGGACATCCCTGGCCACGCCTCCAAGGACCGATACAAGACCATCTTGCCAA ATCCCCAGAGCCGTGTCTGTCTAGGCCGGGCACAGAGCCAGGAGGACGGAGATTACATCAATGCCAACTACATCCGA GGCTATGACGGGAAGGAGAAGGTCTACATTGCCACCCAGGGCCCCATGCCCAACACTGTGTCGGACTTCTGGGAGATGGTGTGGCAAGAGGAAGTGTCCCTCATTGTCATGCTCACTCAGCTCCGAGAGGGCAAGGAG ctccctccctcctAG